The genomic stretch CAGGTAGCCAGTTTAGGCCTAGATCTCAGGCTTTCAAGGGAAAACAGGTGCAAAATGCAAGACCTAACCAACCTCCTCAATGTCAATTATGTAAGAAGTATCATCTTGGAAAATGTGTTATAAGTCGAATTAGGTGTTTTACTTGTCAGAGGGAGGGACACATGTCTAGGGAATGTCCTCAGAATAGGAATCAGATGCAGGGAAGGAGTACCGGTCGAGTTTATACTTTGGATGCAAGGAAGGCTAAGAGAAACAATGCCTTAATTGTTGGTACGTGTCTCGTCAATAATCATCCTTGTTTTGTATTGTTTGATTGTGGGGCGACACACTCTTTTGTATCAATTCGGTGCATGGAGCGTCTCGGCTTGCAAGAAATTCCCTTATCTCCTCATATGATGGTTACTACCGCCATGGATGATGTGGTTGAGACACcgttgatttgtgaaaattgttcgCTCTCGATGAATGGTAGAATTTTCTAGATTGATCTTATTTGTTTACCACTTGAGAAGGTTGATGTGGTTTTGGGGATGGATTAGATTTCCGCCAATTCGGTGTTTATTGGATGTGAAGAGAAGTTGATTATCATTCCATCTAGTGAAGCTACTCCAAAGGATGTGCTAACTACTATCTTGGAAGGTACGGTTGGCATGGTTAATTTCTTATTTGAGAATGAAAAGCCAGTTCTCTTGGTTCTTACCAAGGAACCTAGCGATAATCTGAGTGTTACACAAATCCCTTTTGTTTGTGAATTTCTGGAAGTTTTTCTTGAGGATGTCTCCTCTCTTCCTCCTGAAAGGGAAGTGGAATTCTCTATTGATCTGATACCTGGGACGGCTCCAATCTCTGTCTCTCCGTATTGCATGGCGCCACTAGAGTTGAGAGAGTTGAAGAATCAATTGGAAGAGTTGTTAATCGAGCATTTTATCTGACCTAGTGTCTCACcatggggagctccagtgttaTTAGTAAAGAAGAAGGATGGAAGTATGCGGTTGTGTATTGATTATCGTCAGTTGAATAAAGTTACTATCAAGAACAAGTATCCTCTGCCAAGGATAAACGATTTGTTAGATTAATTGAAAGGAGATTGTGTGTTCTCGAAGATTGATTTACGATCGGGCTATCATCAAATAAGAGTTAAGAGTTCGGATGTACCAAAGACTGCATTTAGAACCCGATATGGCCATTATGAGTTCCTAGTAATGCCGTTTGGTGTAACGAATGCCCCAATTATTTTCATGGACTATATGAATCGGATATTCCAACCCTACTTGGACCAGTTCGTGGTGATCTTCATTGATGACATTCTTATTTATTCTCGTACTCCTCTAGAGCACGGAGAACGCCTAAGGATTGTTCTATCAGTACTGCAAGAGAAATAAGTTTTTGCCAAGTTAAgtaagtgtgaattttggatgaacgaagtgaagtttcttggtcatgtaatatCACAAGGAGGAGTATCGGTGGATCCATCTAAAGTTGAAGCAGTTATTAATTGGGAAAGACCGAAGAATGCTTCCGAAGTCAGAAGTTTCTTAGGTTTGGCAGGTTACTATTGAAGGTTTATAAAGGGATTTTCACAGATAGCATTACACATGAATAGACTTACCCGAAAGGAATTTTCTTTCAAATGGGATTCGAAGTGTGAGAAGAGTTTTATGAGTTTGAAGGAGAAGCTAACGACTGCTCCTGTTTTAGTCATCCCTGATCCTAGTAAGTCTTATGAAGTATTTTGTGATGCCTCTAAGAATGGATTAGGAAGGGTGTTAATGCAGAGTGGTAAAGTTATAGCCTATGTCTCTCGTCAGTTGAAACCTCACGAAGAGAACTACCCGACTCATGATCTTGAACTGGCTGCTGTTGTCTTCGCATTAAAAGTTTGACGACATTACTTATATGGAGTGCATTTTGAGATGTTTAGTGaccacaagagtttgaaatacttatttgaccaaaaagagttaaatatgagaTAGAGGAGATGGATGGAGTATTTGAAGGATTTTGATTTTGAGCTTAAGTATCACCCGGGGAAGGCGAATAAGGTTGCGAATGCCTTAAGTCGGAAAGAGATACATAAAGCTAAGTTGATGATGTTAGAATACGCATTGTTGGAAAAGTTCCGAGATCTTAATCTTCAGTTTAGTTGGACCCAGGATGGTGTGATAATGGGAAATTTGAATGTTACTTCTAACCTAAGGGAAGATATTCGACAAGGACAAATGATAGATGAGAAGTTGCAAGAGATGTCGATTTCAACCAGGTTTCACTCAGTCACCAGATGGAGTCATTCTGTTTAATAAAAGGATTTATGTTTCAAATGATGTCGAGCTGAAAAGGAAAGTTTTGGAGGAAGCTCACAAAAGGGCGTTTACTATACATCAAGGTTCATcgaagatgtatcaagacttgaagaagaaCTATTGGTGGCCTAGAATGAAAAGGGCTATCGTAGAGTATATGTCGGAATGCATTGTATGCCAACAGGTAAAGATTGAGCATCGGAAGCCAGGTGGGTTATTGCGACCTTTAGAGATTCTAgtttggaaatgggatagtatttcaaTGGATTTTGCAGTAGGGTTACCTCGGACCCAATGTGGttatgattcaatttgggtgattaTGGATCGGTTGACTAAGTCTGCACACTTCTTAGCCGTGAAGACTACTTACAAGGCAAGTCATCTTGCACGGTTGTTGATTTCAGAAATTGTTAGGTTGCACAGTGTTCCTACTAGCATTGTGTCCGATAGAGACCCAAAGTTTACTTCAAGGTTTTGGAGAGCATTCCAACAAGCTATGGGATCGAGATTAGGTTTGAGTACTTCTAATCAACCTCAGATGAATGGTCAGACGGAACAGACAATACAGACACTGGAAGATGTGTTAAGAGCTTGTGTACTTGAAAGTGGAGGGAATTGGAAGGATcttttaccattgattgaattTGCGTATAACAATAGTTATAATGTAAGTATTGGGATGACTCCTTATGAAGCCTTGTATGGACGGAAATGTAGAACACCTTTATGTTGGAAAGAAGTTGGCGAAAAAAGGATCTTAGGATCAGAGATTATTCAAGAGACAACGGAAAAGATAAGGATGGTCTGTGATAAGATGAAGAAAGCACAAGATCGCCAAAAGAGCTATGCAGATCACAGGAGAAGAC from Lathyrus oleraceus cultivar Zhongwan6 chromosome 7, CAAS_Psat_ZW6_1.0, whole genome shotgun sequence encodes the following:
- the LOC127102355 gene encoding uncharacterized protein LOC127102355; amino-acid sequence: MTQQWNGGLHPQGVPQVAAGGSFRDFFRMNPLEFHGGLNPVKAQEWITGMERIFRIVHCSEENKVVFASHMMKGPAMIWWESVSTLMTNQGIPRDWEHFKTIFMDKYFPSSLRTQKEFEFQQLRQGTMSVATYAEKFEDMAAYSRQAAYAPDESLKIVQKERDQYRSGQRDQGRPGSQFRPRSQAFKGKQVQNARPNQPPQCQLCKKYHLGKCVISRIRCFTCQREGHMSRECPQNRNQMQGRSTGRVYTLDARKAKRNNALIVGTCLVNNHPCFVLFDCGATHSFVSIRCMERLGLQEIPLSPHMMVTTAMDDVVETPLICENCSLSMNEKLIIIPSSEATPKDVLTTILEGTVGMVNFLFENEKPVLLVLTKEPSDNLSVTQIPFVCEFLEVFLEDVSSLPPEREVEFSIDLIPGTAPISVSPYCMAPLELRELKNQLEELLIEHFI